Part of the Devosia sp. SL43 genome, CTCCGGCCCTCGACAGTGGCGCTCGCCTTGCGATAGAAGCGGCACCAGCAAGCCCTCGCTCCGGAGCCTTTGAAAATGGACAATCTCGACCGCAAACTCGTCACCGTCTTCGGTGGCTCGGGCTTTGTCGGCACGCAGATCGTGCAGCAGCTGGCCCAGCATGGTCATCGCGTGCGCGTCGCGGTGCGCCGGCCGGACCTGGCGGGGCACCTCAAGACGCTGGGCACGGTCGGGCAGATCGTGCCCGTACAGGCCAATATCCGCAACGCGAACTCGATCCAGCGCGCCGTTGCCGGCGCCGATATCGTCATCAACCTGACCGGCATCCGCAACGAGCGTGGCGCGCAGACCTTTCAAAGCGTGCATGTGGATGGCGCTGGCGCCATTGCGCAGGCGTCCAAGGCTGCCAAGGTCAAGGCGCTGGTGCATATGTCGGCGCTGGGTGTCGATAGCGCCGCCAGCGTCAGCGCCTATGCATCGTCCAAGCTCGATGGCGAAGCCGCCGTGTTCAAGGCCTTTCCGGAGGCAGTGGTGCTGCGCCCGTCGATCATCTTCGGCAAGGGCGACGGTTTTTTCAACCTGATGGGCGCGCTGGCCCGCTTCTTCCCGGTCCTGCCGTTGATCGGCGGCGCATCGCGCTTCCAGCCGGCCTATGTCACCGATGTAGCCGCCGCTTTCGTCGCCGCAGGCGAGGGCAAGGTCAAGACCGGTCGCGTCTATGAACTGGGCGGGCCGCAGGTCGAAACCCACAAGCAGCTGATCGAGCGCGTGCAGCGCGAGACGCAGCGCAACCGGCCGATGCTGCCGCTGCCGGCGGGCATTGCCAAGCTGCTGGCGCTGCCCTTCGCCATCCTGCCGTTCCCGCCGCTGCTGACAGCAGACCAGGTGGATTTGCTTGGCCAGGACAATGTCGTGTCCGAGGCCGCCATCAAGGACAAGCGGACCTTTGCGGCGTTCGGGATCACGCCGGTCGCTATGGATACGATCCTGCCGAGCTATCTCTACCGCTATCGCAAGCACGGCCAGTTCGACCGTGACGTGCCGGTGGTCGATAGCTCCGCCAGCTAGGCCCTATTCGGCAACGATGACCAGGGCCAGACCGCCCAGGATCGTCAGCAAGCCATAAAGCCAAAGCCCGACCGGCCCTTTTCGCCGTTCGGGCTTTTCGCTGTCTGCGGGCTTGGCTGGCTATTTGGTATTACGCATGATCTCCTCCGTCATGGAATAACCCGTATCGCTTAACGCACAAGTCGGCGCCAAGTTCCCTGATAACAGCGCAGTGCTGCCTAGACTTTGAGCGGCTCAAAAACAATCGTAAGATATATCTTGAAAATGCCGAAATCAGCACCGATCTTGGTTGTCAATGACATCAAGATATATCGGAGACTCATCATGAATGGATATTGGAGAAACGGCGAGCCCAACTGGCGCCGCATGGAAGCCATGGCGCGCCGCGGCTGGGGCCGCTTTTCGGCCGGCATGGAAGGCGGCGAGGGCTGGGGCAATATGGGCGGCAATTTCCGCATCGGTCGCATGCTGGCCTCGGGCGACCTGCGTCTGGTCGCGCTGTTCCTGATCGAGCAGCAGCCGCGCCACGGCTATGACCTGATCAGGGCCATCGAGGAAAAGTCGAACGGCTTCTATTCGCCCAGCCCCGGCATCGTCTATCCGGCGCTGACCTTCCTTGAGGAAGCGGGCTACGTTACCTCGCAGGTCGATGGCAACAAGAAGCTCTATACCATTACCGACGAAGGACGGACGCATCTGGCCGACAACCGCGAGGCGATCGAATCGACACTGGGCTTCCTGGCCAAGGCCGGCGAGCAGATGAACCGCTTCCGCGAATTCGCCAAGGCCGACTGGCCGTTCACCCGTGACGAGAACGGACCCGGCTTTGGTCCGCGTCGTGGCGGCTCTCATGGCTCACATGGCGGCCGCGACGAGAGCGGCTCGTTCGACCGCGCCGATCGCGACCTCAAGGATGTGGCGCCCGAGCTCAACGATGCCCGCAAGGCGGTCAAGGCCGCCATCAAGAAGGCCCGGTCCGGTTCGCATGAGCAGCATCTGAAAGCGGCCGAGATTCTGCAGCGGGCAGCTGCGGAGATCGAGGCTCTGGGCGAAGACGACGTCGACATCTGAGGACGGCTCACCCTCTCCCCTTGCGGGAGAGGGTGGTTCTTCCGCGTTCAGCGGAAGAACCGGGTGAGGGGTTCTGCCGTGAGCTAACTTGCGACGCCATACCCCTCATCCGCCCTTCGGGCGCCTTCTCCCGCAAGGGGAGAAGGCGAAGGACCAAACTCTCCTTGGCCCACATTGTCTTCCCCCCAGATTCCCGGCATGCTCGCCCCAACCAAGGTAACTCGTTGAGGGAGAAGCCGAATGAGCCTGTCAGAGCGCGACCGCCAACTGGGCATGGATCGCCCGATCACGAGGCGCGATTTTCTCAACGGCGTGGCTTTGGCCACGGCCGGGATCGCGGCTACGGCGCTGATGCCGGGCGCGGCGCATGCGCAGGGCAGCGCCTATCCACCCAAGATCGCCGGCCTGCGCGGGCATAGCGAAACCGCGATGAACATCATGCATGCGGTGCGCGACGGCACTTTCTGGGACTCGGCGCCCGCGGTGAGCGACACCGGCGAAAGCTACGATCTCGTGGTCGTCGGCGGCGGCATTTCGGGGCTGTCGGCGGCGCGGCTCTATCAGCGGCAGGCGCCGGGCGCCAAGATACTCATCCTCGAAAACAATGACGATTTCGGCGGCCATGCGCGGCGCAACGAATTCGTCGCCAGCAATGGCAAGACCATTCTGGGATATGGCGGCAGCCAGTCCTTGCAGACGCCGACCTATTTCTCGCCGCTGGTCAAGGATGTGCTCGCCGATATCGGCGTGCAGGTTGAGAAGTTCGAGGACTACTACGACGAGAGCTGGCACGAGGATCGTGAGCTGGGCGACGCCATCCTGTTCCGCAAGGAGGATTGGGGCACCGCGTCGGACACGCTGGTGGTGACGGCGGAGACAGCAGCGGAATGGGTGCCGAATACCCCGCTCAAAGACGCGGCCAAGGCCAATCTCATCGAATTGATCGACGCGCCACCCGACTACCTGCCGGGCAAGAGCCGCGAGGAGAAGCTGGAGCTGCTGTCGCAGACCACCTATGCCGCCTTCCTCACCGAGATCTGCGGCTACGACGCCGAGCTGGTGAAGTATTTCCAGCATTCCACCGAAGCCTATTTCGGCATGGGCATCGAGGGTACAACGGCGCTCGATGCCTGGGGCAACTGGAATCCAGGCTTTGACGGCATGGACCTGGGCGACATGCCCTACAAGACCATGAGCCCGTCCGGCCGCTTGGCGCTGACTGATCCGGACCCCTACATATATCACTTCCCCGACGGCAATGCCGGGGTGGCGCGCTCGCTGGTGCGGACGCTGATCCCTGACGCGCTGCCGGGTTCGACCATGGAAGACCTGGTGACGACGCCGGTCGACTACGCGCTGCTCGATGTGGCGGGCAATGATGTCAGGCTTCGGCTCAACGCGTCGGTGGTGCGGGTCAAGCATGACGGCGATCCGGCAAATGCCGAGAGCGTGACGCTGACCTATCTGGAGGGGGAAAGCCTCAAGACGGTGAAAGCCAACCAGGTGGTGCTGGCCTGCTGGCACCGGATCATCCCCTATCTCACTGACGAGCTGGGCGAGGCGCAGATCACCGCGCTGCAGGACCAGCATAAGGTGCCGCTGATCTATACCAATGTGCTGCTGCGCAACTGGGAGGCCTTGGACAAGGCCAAAATTGCCGGGATCAGCGACGTCACCGGCTTCTGGGGCGGCGCCGAAATCGATTTCCCGGTGTCGATGGGCGACTACAAGTTTGCCGACACGCCTTCCGACCCGATCATTCTTCATCTCTCGAAAATTCCATTGACCGGCGATCCGGCCATGTCGGCGCGCGAGCAGGCGCAGGCGGGGCGCTATGAGCTGACGGGCATTTCGTTCGAGGATATGGAGCGGGAAATCCGCGACATGCTGGATCGGGCGCTGGGATCGTTCGGCTTCGATGCGGCCACCGATATCGAGGCGATCACCTGCAACCGTTGGAGCCATGGCTATGCGCTCGAATATATGCGGCCCTGGGACAGCTATTGGCCCGACGGTCCGCTGCCGATCGAGACGGCGCGCCAGCCCTGGGGCCGCATCGCCATCGCCAATTCAGACTCCGGCGCCTATGCCTATGTCCATTCCGCCATCGACCAGGCGGCGCGGGCGGTGCATGACCTGCTCGGCGACAAGGCGACGCTAACCGACTACAGCAAATTCCCCGGCCCGCCGCGCGAGATGGTGGGGCTCTAGCGCCAGAGCCCCAGGATCAGGCCCATCACGGCAAA contains:
- a CDS encoding complex I NDUFA9 subunit family protein, which produces MDNLDRKLVTVFGGSGFVGTQIVQQLAQHGHRVRVAVRRPDLAGHLKTLGTVGQIVPVQANIRNANSIQRAVAGADIVINLTGIRNERGAQTFQSVHVDGAGAIAQASKAAKVKALVHMSALGVDSAASVSAYASSKLDGEAAVFKAFPEAVVLRPSIIFGKGDGFFNLMGALARFFPVLPLIGGASRFQPAYVTDVAAAFVAAGEGKVKTGRVYELGGPQVETHKQLIERVQRETQRNRPMLPLPAGIAKLLALPFAILPFPPLLTADQVDLLGQDNVVSEAAIKDKRTFAAFGITPVAMDTILPSYLYRYRKHGQFDRDVPVVDSSAS
- a CDS encoding PadR family transcriptional regulator codes for the protein MNGYWRNGEPNWRRMEAMARRGWGRFSAGMEGGEGWGNMGGNFRIGRMLASGDLRLVALFLIEQQPRHGYDLIRAIEEKSNGFYSPSPGIVYPALTFLEEAGYVTSQVDGNKKLYTITDEGRTHLADNREAIESTLGFLAKAGEQMNRFREFAKADWPFTRDENGPGFGPRRGGSHGSHGGRDESGSFDRADRDLKDVAPELNDARKAVKAAIKKARSGSHEQHLKAAEILQRAAAEIEALGEDDVDI
- a CDS encoding NAD(P)-binding protein, whose amino-acid sequence is MSLSERDRQLGMDRPITRRDFLNGVALATAGIAATALMPGAAHAQGSAYPPKIAGLRGHSETAMNIMHAVRDGTFWDSAPAVSDTGESYDLVVVGGGISGLSAARLYQRQAPGAKILILENNDDFGGHARRNEFVASNGKTILGYGGSQSLQTPTYFSPLVKDVLADIGVQVEKFEDYYDESWHEDRELGDAILFRKEDWGTASDTLVVTAETAAEWVPNTPLKDAAKANLIELIDAPPDYLPGKSREEKLELLSQTTYAAFLTEICGYDAELVKYFQHSTEAYFGMGIEGTTALDAWGNWNPGFDGMDLGDMPYKTMSPSGRLALTDPDPYIYHFPDGNAGVARSLVRTLIPDALPGSTMEDLVTTPVDYALLDVAGNDVRLRLNASVVRVKHDGDPANAESVTLTYLEGESLKTVKANQVVLACWHRIIPYLTDELGEAQITALQDQHKVPLIYTNVLLRNWEALDKAKIAGISDVTGFWGGAEIDFPVSMGDYKFADTPSDPIILHLSKIPLTGDPAMSAREQAQAGRYELTGISFEDMEREIRDMLDRALGSFGFDAATDIEAITCNRWSHGYALEYMRPWDSYWPDGPLPIETARQPWGRIAIANSDSGAYAYVHSAIDQAARAVHDLLGDKATLTDYSKFPGPPREMVGL